Proteins co-encoded in one Aerococcaceae bacterium DSM 111021 genomic window:
- a CDS encoding sulfite exporter TauE/SafE family protein produces the protein MDYTLILMVVGAVFLGSLMRATFGFGDSVVSMPLLALLPIPFSVSVSLIGLTGMTTALMSIQRGWKDKDPVVIKKLTLATIIGIPVGLILVRFAEQSVINLILGSVLVIYSLYSLTASPARREYLQAKFENPNYSYPFGFLGGMLGSAYNMNGIPVVLYAAARDWTPRQFLGTVQSHFLISSVFVISGHALSGFWNWDVAIYFAFSVPVVALAMYIGRKIYNKIDTDKFRSYIFIMILILGAVNIGNFIQAV, from the coding sequence ATGGATTATACTCTAATTTTAATGGTAGTGGGAGCGGTCTTTTTAGGTTCACTCATGCGTGCAACATTTGGTTTTGGGGACTCAGTTGTAAGTATGCCATTATTAGCGCTACTACCGATTCCATTTTCAGTATCGGTGTCATTAATTGGTCTGACTGGGATGACAACTGCATTGATGTCAATTCAAAGAGGTTGGAAAGATAAAGATCCAGTCGTGATTAAGAAATTAACACTCGCAACGATCATCGGGATTCCGGTTGGACTGATCCTAGTTCGCTTTGCAGAACAGTCAGTGATTAACTTGATTTTAGGGAGTGTCTTAGTAATTTATTCACTGTATTCACTCACGGCCTCACCCGCGCGTCGAGAATACTTACAAGCAAAATTTGAAAATCCAAATTACTCTTATCCATTCGGATTTCTAGGCGGTATGTTAGGGAGTGCCTATAATATGAACGGTATTCCAGTGGTACTTTATGCTGCGGCCCGTGATTGGACGCCACGTCAGTTTCTCGGAACAGTTCAATCTCATTTCTTGATCTCGAGCGTATTTGTTATTTCCGGTCATGCTTTAAGTGGCTTTTGGAATTGGGATGTGGCTATTTACTTCGCCTTTTCAGTTCCAGTCGTTGCTTTAGCCATGTATATCGGAAGAAAAATTTACAACAAAATAGACACTGACAAATTTAGATCTTATATTTTTATTATGATTCTAATTCTAGGTGCAGTTAATATTGGTAATTTTATTCAAGCGGTGTAA
- a CDS encoding 6-phospho-beta-glucosidase gives MSKLPKDFLWGGAVAAHQLEGGWNAGGKGPSVADVMTAGAAGKPREITETVEEGKFYPNHEAIDFYHRYKEDVALFAEMGLKAFRTSINWTRIFPKGDEAEPNEEGLQFYDDLFDELLKHNIEPVITLTHFEMPLHLAHEYGGFRNRKVIDFFVKFAEVVFERYKDKVKYWMTFNEINNMMDYTNPIFLWTNVGVQVKEGENPKEVMYTTAHNVLLASAKAVAIGKEINSDFEIGAMVSHVPIYPINSDPKNVMLAEESMRLRYFFPDVQINGYYPNYVLKEFERDGLNIPMEEGDAEALANGTVDYLGFSYYMSNAVDINSEQGEDEEANVHGKIPYQVDNPFLSASDWGWTIDPVGLRYVMNRLWDRYQVPLFIVENGFGAVDTVEEDGSIHDPERIQYLQGHIEELIKAVDYDGVELMGYTPWGIIDLVSFTTGEMKKRYGMIHVDRDNDGNGTLNRSKKDSFEWYKKVIATNGEDLKA, from the coding sequence ATGAGTAAATTACCAAAGGATTTCTTATGGGGTGGCGCAGTAGCTGCCCATCAATTAGAAGGTGGATGGAACGCAGGCGGTAAAGGGCCAAGCGTTGCAGACGTTATGACAGCAGGTGCTGCTGGTAAACCACGTGAAATTACAGAAACGGTTGAAGAGGGGAAATTTTATCCGAATCATGAAGCGATTGATTTCTATCATCGTTATAAAGAAGATGTGGCATTATTTGCGGAGATGGGCTTAAAAGCATTCCGTACGTCAATCAACTGGACGCGTATTTTTCCAAAAGGTGACGAGGCTGAGCCGAATGAAGAAGGGCTACAGTTTTATGATGATTTATTCGATGAATTATTAAAACATAACATCGAACCAGTTATTACATTAACTCACTTTGAGATGCCGCTTCACTTAGCGCATGAATATGGTGGATTTAGAAACCGTAAAGTGATCGATTTCTTTGTGAAATTTGCTGAGGTTGTATTTGAGCGTTATAAAGATAAAGTTAAATATTGGATGACGTTTAATGAAATTAATAACATGATGGATTACACGAACCCAATTTTCTTATGGACGAACGTCGGTGTTCAAGTTAAAGAAGGCGAGAATCCTAAAGAAGTGATGTATACGACAGCGCATAACGTGCTTTTAGCAAGTGCTAAAGCTGTTGCGATTGGTAAAGAAATTAACTCAGACTTTGAAATTGGGGCAATGGTTTCTCACGTTCCAATCTACCCAATCAATTCAGATCCTAAAAACGTCATGTTAGCTGAAGAATCAATGCGTCTACGTTACTTCTTCCCAGATGTTCAAATTAATGGATACTATCCAAACTATGTTCTAAAAGAATTTGAACGTGATGGTTTAAACATCCCAATGGAAGAAGGCGATGCAGAAGCTTTAGCGAACGGTACAGTTGACTACTTAGGCTTCAGTTACTACATGTCGAATGCGGTGGATATTAATAGTGAACAAGGTGAGGACGAAGAAGCAAACGTTCATGGTAAGATTCCTTATCAAGTTGACAACCCATTCCTTTCAGCAAGTGATTGGGGCTGGACGATTGACCCAGTCGGTTTACGTTATGTCATGAACCGCCTGTGGGATCGTTATCAAGTACCTTTATTCATCGTTGAAAATGGTTTTGGTGCAGTTGATACTGTTGAAGAAGATGGAAGCATCCATGACCCAGAGCGTATTCAATACTTACAAGGCCATATTGAAGAATTAATTAAAGCTGTTGATTACGATGGTGTTGAATTAATGGGCTACACACCTTGGGGTATTATTGACTTAGTGTCGTTTACAACAGGTGAAATGAAAAAACGTTACGGTATGATTCATGTTGACCGTGATAACGATGGTAACGGAACATTGAACCGTTCGAAAAAAGATTCATTTGAGTGGTACAAAAAAGTCATCGCAACGAATGGTGAAGACTTAAAAGCTTAA
- a CDS encoding PTS glucose transporter subunit IIA has translation MASEDKNARLAKDILEQIGGVENLDKVIHCATRLRLFLNDDSKVSLDDITKLPGVVSAIKNAGQHQIIIGQHVNKVYDEFVEAAGIAGKPKQSNEDNQSNTSVLNKIIGTMSAVFAPFVYILAASGILQAILIILTTLFPAVAESGTYQVFNIVSWAPFVFLPIFIAITASRHFGSNTYIAVAASTALVSPDLGNIIAQVAAGEEFRFFGFLLSETTYTSSVLPALFLVWGLSYLEKYLDRIFPEVARPILTPLFAIVISVPLTLLVVGPITAGGANVVAAGYNFIYDIAPAVAGALVGGLWQVLVMFGIHWGIMPIMLANFDQYGMDSLQAFTSLAVSAQVGAALGLAIKAKKQEVKQAGISGFLPGIFGITEPAIYGVNLRFKKPFIIASISGAIASLVASLFGSHYFAFAGLPGPITVFNALSSEYPMSFWGELLGVAIAIILPVILIQIFGYGDDAVQDVVGDDVSTAEGTHSVVESNEATQADEILSKSLEGKVVALEDVPDPVFAGRMMGQGVGIEPTAGLVVAPFDGEVILVAGTKHAVGLRSNGGVEVLIHVGLETVGLDGRPFTTHVTEGDKISRGQLLIEADLDMIKSEGLPTVTPVVVTNTADYTDVEVVLDGEEVIIVHK, from the coding sequence ATGGCTAGTGAAGATAAGAATGCAAGATTAGCAAAAGATATTCTAGAGCAAATTGGGGGCGTAGAGAATCTTGATAAGGTTATTCATTGCGCGACACGTTTACGTCTATTTTTAAATGATGATTCAAAAGTTTCTTTAGATGATATCACTAAACTGCCCGGTGTGGTCAGTGCAATAAAAAATGCAGGGCAACATCAAATTATTATTGGGCAACATGTAAATAAAGTATATGACGAGTTTGTTGAGGCGGCGGGAATTGCTGGGAAACCAAAACAATCAAATGAAGATAACCAAAGTAATACATCTGTTTTAAACAAGATAATTGGAACGATGTCAGCGGTATTTGCACCATTTGTGTATATCTTAGCTGCATCGGGAATTTTGCAAGCGATTTTAATTATATTAACGACATTATTTCCAGCCGTAGCCGAGTCTGGAACGTATCAAGTTTTTAATATTGTTTCGTGGGCACCGTTTGTGTTCTTACCGATCTTTATTGCGATTACGGCGTCACGACATTTTGGATCGAATACGTATATTGCGGTTGCTGCTTCGACGGCATTAGTGAGCCCGGATTTAGGAAATATTATTGCTCAAGTTGCTGCTGGAGAGGAATTCCGATTCTTCGGTTTTCTATTAAGTGAAACAACTTACACGTCAAGTGTATTACCAGCTCTATTCTTAGTATGGGGTTTATCTTACTTAGAAAAATATCTAGACCGTATTTTTCCAGAAGTGGCACGACCAATCTTGACGCCGCTTTTTGCGATTGTTATTTCAGTTCCTTTAACGTTATTGGTTGTCGGCCCGATTACGGCTGGTGGTGCTAATGTTGTTGCGGCAGGTTATAACTTTATTTATGATATAGCGCCAGCGGTTGCTGGAGCATTAGTAGGTGGGTTGTGGCAAGTACTCGTGATGTTCGGAATTCACTGGGGAATTATGCCGATTATGTTAGCTAACTTTGATCAATACGGGATGGACTCTCTACAAGCTTTCACATCTTTAGCGGTAAGTGCTCAAGTGGGGGCTGCTTTAGGGCTAGCGATTAAAGCGAAGAAACAAGAAGTTAAGCAAGCTGGTATTTCTGGGTTTTTACCAGGTATCTTTGGTATTACAGAACCAGCTATCTATGGAGTAAACTTACGTTTTAAAAAACCGTTCATTATCGCATCAATTTCAGGTGCTATTGCGTCACTTGTGGCTAGTTTATTCGGTTCACATTATTTTGCCTTTGCGGGATTACCAGGTCCAATTACAGTGTTCAATGCATTAAGTAGTGAATACCCAATGTCATTCTGGGGTGAATTGCTAGGTGTGGCGATTGCGATTATCTTACCGGTGATCTTGATTCAAATTTTTGGATACGGTGATGATGCAGTTCAAGATGTTGTTGGAGATGATGTGTCGACTGCAGAGGGTACACATTCAGTCGTAGAATCTAATGAAGCAACTCAAGCAGATGAAATCCTATCAAAATCATTAGAAGGAAAAGTTGTTGCATTAGAAGATGTTCCAGATCCAGTTTTTGCTGGCAGGATGATGGGGCAAGGGGTAGGGATCGAGCCTACTGCAGGACTAGTTGTTGCGCCATTTGATGGTGAAGTGATTTTAGTAGCTGGTACGAAGCATGCTGTTGGTCTTCGTTCTAACGGCGGAGTGGAAGTGTTAATTCATGTTGGTTTGGAAACAGTTGGACTTGATGGTCGTCCATTTACAACTCACGTTACTGAAGGAGACAAAATCAGTCGTGGGCAATTATTAATTGAAGCCGATTTGGATATGATTAAATCAGAAGGACTTCCAACGGTTACACCGGTTGTTGTTACGAATACAGCTGACTATACGGATGTAGAAGTTGTGTTGGATGGTGAAGAAGTTATTATCGTTCATAAATAA
- a CDS encoding GntR family transcriptional regulator codes for MLKYEYTAKEIIKYIEENNLKQGDKLPSLDELVVQFEVSKNTVIKALDELESHGLIYQVRGSGIFVRGRRHKGYINLMEIQGFDSMLREFKLNSDVLELKEITPPQDVMTHLQMDKDQTVYYLKRLRYIEGRVFCIEESYYNKDIVIYLNEQIAAESVFNHLVNNLKLQVSFLDHYLRVGKLNQQNADYLKLEEGDPSIQIESIFYLSNGVPFDYSKIIYHYEESQFFIQGNSYYNLMN; via the coding sequence ATGCTTAAATATGAATATACAGCAAAGGAAATAATAAAATATATCGAAGAAAACAACTTAAAACAAGGCGACAAATTACCTAGCCTTGATGAATTAGTCGTCCAATTTGAAGTCAGTAAGAACACGGTAATTAAGGCTTTAGATGAACTAGAAAGCCATGGACTCATTTATCAAGTTAGAGGAAGTGGGATTTTCGTCCGAGGACGTAGACATAAAGGGTATATAAACCTGATGGAGATTCAAGGTTTCGATAGTATGCTGCGAGAGTTTAAATTAAATTCAGACGTATTAGAATTGAAAGAAATCACTCCACCTCAAGATGTCATGACACATCTACAAATGGATAAAGACCAAACCGTCTATTATTTAAAACGACTGAGATATATTGAAGGACGTGTGTTTTGTATTGAAGAATCTTACTATAATAAAGACATTGTCATTTATTTAAACGAACAAATTGCAGCAGAATCTGTCTTTAACCACTTAGTTAATAATTTAAAGTTACAGGTCAGCTTTTTAGATCATTACTTACGTGTGGGTAAATTGAATCAGCAAAATGCGGACTATTTAAAACTTGAAGAAGGCGATCCAAGTATTCAAATTGAATCGATTTTTTACTTGTCCAATGGCGTCCCTTTTGACTACTCAAAAATCATTTATCACTATGAAGAGTCGCAATTCTTTATACAAGGCAACAGCTATTATAACTTGATGAATTAA
- a CDS encoding ABC transporter permease, whose translation MSEIVVSIGNTFREFSASAGTFLETYIPYAWELREEFVEAIWETVYMMVLSIGIGGLLGLLLGIIMTVTGFNGILENRTVYKILDSLVNIFRSIPFIILLALLINVTRAIVGTTIGPTAATIPIIASTIPFFARQVEIALLEVNPGVVEAAEAMGSSSFDIITRVYLREGLTALLRVSASTVINVIGLTAMAGTVGGGGLGTMAIARGYQRSRMDVILVATVLILIIVFITQLIFNWLIRKTEH comes from the coding sequence ATGAGTGAAATAGTTGTATCAATTGGGAATACATTTAGAGAATTTTCTGCAAGTGCGGGTACGTTTTTAGAAACGTACATTCCATATGCGTGGGAACTTCGAGAAGAATTTGTTGAAGCAATTTGGGAAACAGTCTATATGATGGTTTTATCAATCGGAATCGGTGGATTACTAGGCTTGTTGCTAGGAATTATTATGACCGTAACTGGTTTTAACGGTATCTTAGAGAACCGAACAGTTTATAAGATTTTAGATTCACTTGTGAATATCTTCCGTTCGATTCCATTCATTATCTTGCTTGCCTTATTGATTAATGTAACGAGAGCGATTGTTGGAACAACGATTGGACCAACGGCTGCAACGATTCCAATTATTGCGAGTACGATTCCATTCTTTGCTCGTCAAGTTGAGATTGCTTTATTAGAAGTAAATCCTGGTGTGGTTGAGGCTGCTGAGGCGATGGGGTCATCAAGTTTCGATATTATTACTCGTGTTTACTTGCGTGAGGGCTTAACAGCATTACTGCGTGTAAGTGCATCAACTGTGATTAACGTTATTGGTCTAACAGCCATGGCCGGAACAGTTGGTGGGGGTGGATTAGGTACGATGGCGATTGCCCGTGGATACCAACGTAGCCGTATGGACGTTATCTTAGTCGCGACGGTGTTGATTCTAATTATCGTATTTATTACCCAGCTCATCTTTAACTGGCTAATTCGTAAAACAGAACATTAG
- a CDS encoding methionine ABC transporter ATP-binding protein, whose product MIKLKDIDVIFQNDDKVVTAVKDVNISVDRGEIYGIVGYSGAGKSTLVRTINLLQPPTQGTVTVNGKVLQDLSKKDLRAARKKIGMIFQHFNLMDSRTIFDNVAFPLKGSGLNKEEVAHKVAELLDLVGLEEKTDNYPSQLSGGQKQRVAIARALANDPDVLLCDEATSALDPKTTSSILDLLRKLNEQLGLTIVIITHEMSVVKDLCHRVAVMEDGHVLEQGSIIDMFTNPQKSLTKEFINTATHFDQEIALVLTHPMTQNVDENGEIIRLSYVGEETTKPILSNLVREFDVNVNILYGHVEILQNTPIGNMLIAIEGSSENVDKVIDHLEKSDVSTQRFNELVKEYVKKEV is encoded by the coding sequence TTGATTAAATTAAAAGATATCGATGTCATTTTCCAAAATGACGATAAAGTTGTCACAGCTGTAAAAGATGTGAATATTTCAGTGGATCGCGGTGAAATATACGGTATTGTAGGCTATAGTGGTGCAGGTAAAAGTACGTTAGTGCGTACGATTAATTTACTGCAACCTCCAACACAAGGAACAGTTACCGTGAATGGTAAGGTGCTACAAGATTTGAGCAAGAAGGATTTAAGGGCAGCACGCAAGAAAATTGGAATGATATTCCAACATTTCAATTTAATGGATTCACGTACGATTTTTGACAATGTGGCTTTTCCTTTAAAGGGAAGTGGCTTGAATAAAGAAGAAGTAGCTCACAAAGTTGCGGAGTTGTTGGATTTAGTAGGATTAGAAGAAAAGACAGATAATTATCCGAGTCAATTATCAGGTGGGCAAAAGCAACGTGTAGCGATTGCGCGTGCATTGGCGAATGATCCAGATGTTCTCCTATGTGATGAGGCGACAAGTGCTCTGGATCCAAAGACAACGTCGTCTATCTTAGATTTATTACGTAAACTAAATGAACAATTAGGCTTAACGATTGTCATTATTACCCATGAGATGTCAGTGGTAAAAGATTTATGTCACCGTGTGGCAGTAATGGAAGATGGACATGTGCTAGAACAAGGGTCAATTATCGACATGTTCACCAACCCACAAAAATCACTAACAAAAGAGTTTATTAACACAGCAACTCATTTTGACCAAGAAATTGCTTTAGTATTAACACATCCTATGACGCAAAACGTTGATGAAAATGGAGAAATCATTCGCTTGAGTTATGTTGGGGAAGAAACGACAAAACCAATCTTAAGTAATTTAGTACGTGAGTTTGATGTGAATGTGAATATTCTTTACGGACACGTCGAGATTCTTCAAAACACGCCGATTGGGAATATGTTGATTGCGATTGAAGGAAGTTCAGAAAACGTGGATAAAGTGATTGATCATCTTGAGAAGAGCGATGTTAGCACACAACGATTTAATGAATTAGTTAAAGAATACGTGAAGAAGGAGGTATAA
- a CDS encoding aminotransferase class I/II-fold pyridoxal phosphate-dependent enzyme has product MTKRNTKETLKSIKPSPIRAFNDKISGIEGLIKLTLGEPDFPTPRFIKDAAIQSIDKSFNGYSHSKGLAELRETISGYLKRKYDLDYRAEDQIIVTVGATEAIFVSLYALLNPGDKVVTAAPNYAVYKTQVNLAGGEFVPVDVTEDDFILTPERLDKVLTEDKDIKVLLMNHPSNPTGHTYTAEQIKGLAEVVKKHDIWVISDEIYSELTYKGKHVSVAKYLPEHTILINGASKSHSMTGWRMGIVAGPADVLKQIFVIHQGAINAPTTQAQFAGLAAYSEEGDAAIEEMRLEYKIRRDYLLGRFRDMGFDVSTPNGAFYLFIKIPDWFEGDDMDFCLKVAHEAKVGLVPGQAFGEAGKNYFRLSYAANLENLETAVDRIEAFVEENKPK; this is encoded by the coding sequence ATGACAAAAAGAAATACAAAAGAAACGTTAAAATCTATTAAACCGAGTCCGATTCGTGCCTTTAATGATAAAATTTCAGGTATCGAAGGCTTAATTAAATTAACCTTAGGTGAACCAGATTTTCCAACACCTCGTTTCATTAAAGATGCAGCAATTCAATCTATCGATAAAAGTTTTAACGGATACAGCCATTCAAAAGGGTTAGCTGAATTACGTGAAACGATTAGCGGTTATTTAAAACGTAAGTACGACCTAGATTACCGTGCTGAAGATCAAATTATTGTAACCGTGGGTGCGACTGAAGCAATCTTCGTTTCACTATATGCATTACTAAACCCTGGTGATAAAGTTGTTACCGCTGCGCCGAACTATGCAGTTTACAAAACTCAAGTAAACTTAGCTGGTGGGGAATTTGTACCGGTAGACGTAACAGAAGATGACTTCATCTTAACGCCAGAACGCTTAGACAAAGTGTTGACTGAAGATAAAGACATTAAAGTCTTACTAATGAACCACCCATCAAACCCAACAGGACATACTTATACAGCTGAGCAAATCAAAGGCCTTGCTGAAGTCGTTAAAAAACATGATATTTGGGTGATTTCAGATGAAATCTATTCAGAGTTAACTTACAAAGGCAAACACGTCTCAGTAGCTAAATATCTTCCAGAACACACGATTTTAATCAATGGTGCATCTAAATCGCATTCTATGACTGGATGGCGTATGGGGATTGTGGCTGGCCCTGCAGATGTCTTAAAACAAATTTTTGTTATTCATCAAGGTGCAATCAATGCACCAACAACGCAAGCACAATTTGCTGGACTTGCTGCTTACTCAGAAGAAGGTGACGCAGCCATTGAAGAAATGCGCTTAGAATACAAGATCCGTCGTGATTACTTATTGGGCCGATTCCGCGATATGGGCTTCGATGTCTCAACACCGAACGGTGCCTTTTATCTATTCATCAAGATTCCAGATTGGTTTGAAGGCGACGACATGGACTTCTGTCTTAAAGTTGCTCACGAAGCAAAAGTTGGCCTAGTGCCTGGTCAAGCATTCGGTGAAGCTGGTAAAAACTACTTCCGTCTAAGTTATGCTGCAAATCTAGAAAACCTAGAAACAGCCGTTGACCGTATTGAAGCATTTGTTGAAGAGAACAAACCTAAATAA
- a CDS encoding citrate transporter, with the protein MYLAIIGFILIIILMYVLIGEKMSPPMAFIILPLIAAVVSGASIADISLYVNDGLASILNTAVLFLFSISFFTLMSEQGLFDPLVDFVISKVGNKITAIFIAVLLVATVAHLDGSGASTYLIAIPAFKPIMDKLGVKPVVFLGTVTGLMAAMNIIPWGGPTIRAASVAGVEVSDLYSFILPAVVVMFLLAIINAVINSRRKREGSVDGNVNIVDLAGDVTSEPKTSKGLYIYNLVVTLIMLALLFIDTGLPMHFIFMVAYAFAILGNFRSVKEQGKKIQEYGNNAIVMTMTLFAVGIFIGVIEGSGMVEAMATTIINALPEFIAPHTHWFLALFSVPLMMVLGTDAFYFALLPIVIGIVEPFGISASTVAATFLITGTYGTYISPTVAANYVGVSLAGTTIGEHIKANLPIMWAASIITLIAATLLGVVQF; encoded by the coding sequence ATGTATTTAGCAATTATAGGTTTTATACTCATAATCATATTGATGTATGTCTTAATCGGAGAGAAAATGTCTCCACCGATGGCTTTCATCATTTTACCATTAATCGCAGCGGTAGTTTCTGGAGCAAGTATTGCGGATATAAGTTTATATGTTAACGATGGGTTAGCATCTATCTTAAATACAGCAGTGCTGTTCTTATTCTCGATCTCGTTCTTTACATTAATGTCAGAACAGGGCTTATTCGACCCGTTAGTAGATTTTGTAATTAGTAAAGTTGGTAACAAAATTACTGCAATCTTTATCGCGGTTTTATTAGTTGCAACTGTAGCACACTTGGATGGTAGTGGCGCTTCAACGTACTTAATCGCTATTCCAGCTTTCAAACCAATCATGGATAAATTAGGGGTTAAACCGGTCGTGTTCTTAGGAACAGTGACTGGATTAATGGCAGCAATGAACATTATCCCATGGGGTGGACCAACAATTCGTGCAGCTTCTGTTGCAGGGGTAGAGGTTTCAGATCTTTATTCATTCATCTTACCAGCTGTTGTTGTAATGTTCTTATTAGCTATCATTAACGCTGTGATTAACTCGCGTCGTAAACGTGAAGGCTCAGTCGATGGTAATGTAAATATTGTTGATTTAGCTGGAGATGTTACTTCAGAACCAAAAACAAGCAAAGGCCTTTATATCTATAACTTAGTTGTAACATTAATTATGTTAGCTTTATTATTCATTGATACTGGTTTACCAATGCACTTTATCTTCATGGTTGCCTACGCATTCGCAATCTTAGGTAACTTTAGATCAGTGAAAGAACAAGGTAAGAAAATTCAAGAATATGGTAATAACGCTATCGTTATGACGATGACATTATTCGCCGTAGGTATATTTATTGGTGTTATTGAAGGTTCTGGAATGGTTGAAGCAATGGCTACAACGATTATTAACGCATTACCAGAATTTATCGCACCACATACTCACTGGTTCTTAGCATTATTCTCAGTACCATTAATGATGGTTCTTGGTACAGATGCTTTCTACTTCGCATTACTTCCAATTGTAATCGGAATTGTAGAGCCGTTTGGAATTTCAGCATCGACAGTTGCTGCAACGTTCTTAATTACAGGTACTTATGGTACTTACATCAGTCCAACAGTTGCTGCCAACTACGTTGGGGTATCATTGGCTGGTACAACCATTGGTGAGCATATTAAAGCAAACTTACCAATTATGTGGGCAGCAAGTATCATTACATTAATAGCTGCAACACTCTTAGGTGTCGTTCAATTCTAG
- the citX gene encoding citrate lyase holo-[acyl-carrier protein] synthase — translation MYKDEVFNGPEVSLMEMLDAREKRAFRQTQIINQHSPGSLLSVTLNIPGNIKTSLYLVGVFEEMLTEIKAKLDDVTIQFSEDLNLPTGPEAYFFVDIDSIELKKRMVALEETHSKGRVFDLDVVKLEDGKLSSLKREEVGVGKRQCYICDRPAKECARSRKHSIEESQEAIANILLG, via the coding sequence ATGTATAAGGATGAAGTATTTAATGGCCCGGAAGTGAGTTTAATGGAGATGCTGGATGCGCGTGAAAAACGTGCATTCAGGCAGACCCAGATTATTAATCAACATTCTCCGGGTTCATTATTATCTGTCACTTTGAATATACCAGGTAATATTAAAACATCTCTTTATCTAGTGGGTGTCTTTGAAGAAATGCTGACAGAAATAAAAGCAAAGTTAGACGATGTGACGATTCAGTTTTCAGAAGATTTGAACTTGCCAACTGGGCCAGAAGCATATTTCTTTGTGGATATTGATAGCATTGAATTGAAAAAAAGAATGGTAGCACTTGAAGAAACTCATTCAAAAGGCCGTGTCTTTGATTTAGATGTTGTTAAATTAGAAGACGGAAAATTAAGCAGTTTGAAGCGTGAAGAGGTTGGAGTAGGAAAGCGTCAATGTTATATTTGCGACCGTCCAGCTAAAGAATGTGCTCGTTCTCGCAAACACTCAATTGAAGAATCACAAGAAGCAATCGCAAATATCCTTTTAGGATAA